One segment of Corynebacterium atrinae DNA contains the following:
- a CDS encoding nicotinamidase, whose translation MPTKLNHMSSPATALIIVDVQNDFCPGGSLATEQGAEVARLIAEHVAHHGERYSHIVATQDWHIDPGSHFSEDPDFVDSWPVHCVAGSPGAELHEALHNTLIDALFRKGAYSAAYSGFEGAAEGGEGLAQWLRQRGVDKLDVVGIATDHCVRATVLDGLDEGFEVRVLTDLCAAVDKQRGDAAFAEMVGSGAQLS comes from the coding sequence ATGCCGACTAAGCTGAACCACATGTCCAGCCCAGCCACTGCCCTCATCATCGTCGATGTCCAAAATGATTTCTGCCCGGGCGGGAGCCTCGCCACCGAGCAGGGCGCGGAGGTTGCCCGCCTCATCGCCGAGCACGTCGCGCACCACGGCGAGCGCTACAGCCACATCGTCGCCACGCAGGACTGGCACATCGACCCGGGCAGCCATTTCTCCGAGGACCCCGACTTCGTCGACTCCTGGCCCGTGCACTGCGTGGCAGGCTCCCCCGGCGCCGAACTGCACGAGGCCCTGCACAACACGCTTATCGACGCCCTCTTCCGCAAGGGTGCGTACTCCGCCGCCTACTCCGGCTTCGAAGGAGCCGCCGAAGGCGGCGAAGGATTGGCGCAATGGTTGCGGCAACGGGGCGTCGATAAGCTCGATGTGGTGGGGATTGCCACCGACCATTGCGTGCGGGCGACGGTGCTCGACGGCCTCGACGAGGGCTTCGAGGTGCGGGTGCTCACGGACTTGTGCGCGGCCGTCGATAAGCAACGCGGCGACGCCGCTTTCGCCGAAATGGTCGGCTCCGGCGCGCAACTGAGCTAA
- a CDS encoding ABC transporter substrate-binding protein gives MSKFSRLLGTLGASVLAASALVACGSSEDTADVYFLNFKPEQDAAYQAIAKKYTEETGVPVKVVTAASNTYEQTLKSEVAKSDAPTLFQINGPVGLQTWQSYAADITDLDATKALNADIDPLKGEDGKIYGLPFAVEGYGIIYNEEIFDNYFALPGAPVGSLNEVDSFTELKAVAEDMQSKADELGINGVFAATSLASGEEWRWQTHLANLPVHQEFVDLDNNRPAELEFKYNAEFKNLFDLYLDNSTVPRTLTPSKAVSDSMAEFALGQAAMVQNGNWAWSQISDVNGNVVKKDKIKYLPMYMGLPNEASQGLAIGTENYLAVNAKASELDQEASRDFVNWLFTTDEGRALVVSDLGFIAPFEGFTVADTPDDPLAKEIAANMADSTKTAIPWDFQYFPSQQFKNDFGQALAQYATGNLDWNQVVETVRDSWAAEQAALK, from the coding sequence ATGAGTAAGTTTTCACGCCTTTTAGGCACCCTCGGGGCCAGCGTCCTCGCCGCTTCGGCGCTTGTGGCTTGCGGCTCCAGTGAAGACACCGCGGACGTCTACTTCCTCAATTTCAAGCCGGAACAGGACGCCGCCTACCAGGCCATCGCCAAGAAGTACACGGAGGAAACCGGCGTCCCCGTCAAGGTCGTCACCGCTGCCTCCAACACCTACGAGCAGACCTTGAAGTCCGAGGTCGCCAAGTCCGATGCCCCCACCCTCTTCCAGATCAACGGCCCCGTTGGCCTGCAAACCTGGCAGAGCTACGCCGCCGACATCACCGACCTCGACGCCACCAAGGCGCTCAATGCGGACATTGACCCGCTGAAGGGCGAGGACGGCAAGATCTACGGCTTGCCGTTCGCCGTCGAGGGCTACGGCATCATCTACAACGAGGAGATCTTCGACAACTACTTCGCGCTCCCCGGCGCGCCCGTTGGCTCCTTGAATGAGGTCGACAGCTTCACCGAGCTCAAGGCCGTCGCCGAGGACATGCAGTCCAAGGCCGACGAGCTGGGCATCAACGGCGTGTTCGCCGCCACCTCTTTGGCTTCGGGCGAGGAATGGCGTTGGCAGACCCACCTGGCCAACCTGCCCGTGCACCAGGAGTTCGTCGATCTCGACAACAACCGCCCGGCGGAGCTGGAGTTCAAGTACAACGCGGAGTTTAAGAACCTCTTCGACCTGTACCTCGACAACTCCACGGTCCCGCGCACTCTCACCCCGTCGAAGGCTGTGTCCGATTCGATGGCGGAGTTCGCGCTTGGCCAGGCTGCGATGGTCCAAAACGGTAACTGGGCGTGGAGCCAGATCAGCGACGTCAACGGCAACGTGGTCAAGAAGGACAAGATCAAGTACCTGCCGATGTACATGGGCCTGCCCAATGAGGCCTCCCAGGGCCTGGCGATTGGCACCGAGAACTACCTGGCCGTCAACGCTAAGGCCTCCGAGCTAGACCAGGAAGCCTCTCGCGATTTCGTCAACTGGCTGTTTACTACCGACGAGGGCCGCGCGCTGGTCGTCAGCGATCTCGGCTTTATCGCCCCGTTCGAGGGCTTCACCGTCGCCGACACTCCGGACGATCCATTGGCCAAGGAGATCGCGGCCAACATGGCCGATTCGACCAAGACCGCCATTCCGTGGGACTTCCAGTACTTCCCATCCCAGCAGTTCAAGAATGATTTCGGCCAGGCCCTGGCGCAGTATGCCACCGGTAACCTGGACTGGAACCAGGTCGTTGAAACCGTCCGTGACTCCTGGGCAGCCGAACAAGCCGCGCTGAAGTAA
- a CDS encoding glutaminase, which yields MQTPIPEYLADLLDDVRDQDGGDVSSYIPELAAADPSRLAIAFCTTSGHVYSAGDADVEFTIQSISKPFVYALAVQELGADAVAEVVGMEPSGEAFNELSLDDNDKRPVNPMINAGAIAVNQLINGEDSTVEERVEKIRDLFSRLAGRELTMDSGLCSSELEGADRNLSIAHMLRSYDIIHDDAHDAVTSYTSQCAILVTVRDLAIMAATLANGGTQPITGEQILDPKTCRLTLAVMSSAGMYDGAGRWMANVGIPARSGVAGGLIGNLPGQLGIATLSPRLDAQGNSHRGVKIFERLSEDMGMHLMSSDYYSAPGIRSITRDGDHTIIRLQGTINFSAAESILYELTSQKLGGTDMVLDVSRVTSFNLVGRRMVKEGLRRFREQGFDVAVYDPEGVLTDLEFSDGTTADTVGALS from the coding sequence ATGCAGACGCCCATCCCGGAATACCTGGCCGATCTTCTTGACGACGTCCGCGACCAGGACGGAGGCGACGTCTCCTCCTACATTCCCGAACTCGCCGCTGCCGACCCCTCCCGCCTGGCGATCGCCTTCTGCACCACCAGCGGCCACGTCTACTCCGCCGGTGACGCCGACGTCGAGTTCACCATCCAATCCATCTCCAAGCCCTTCGTCTACGCCCTCGCCGTACAGGAGCTGGGTGCCGACGCCGTCGCGGAGGTCGTCGGCATGGAACCTTCCGGCGAAGCGTTCAACGAGCTCTCGCTCGACGACAATGACAAGCGCCCCGTCAACCCCATGATCAACGCCGGTGCCATCGCGGTGAACCAGCTCATCAACGGCGAGGATTCCACGGTGGAGGAACGGGTGGAGAAGATCCGCGACCTCTTCTCCCGCCTTGCCGGACGCGAACTGACTATGGACTCCGGCTTGTGTTCCTCCGAGCTGGAGGGCGCTGACCGTAACCTATCCATCGCGCACATGCTGCGCAGCTACGACATTATCCACGACGACGCTCACGACGCCGTGACCAGCTACACCAGCCAATGCGCCATCCTGGTCACCGTCCGCGACCTGGCGATCATGGCCGCCACCTTGGCCAACGGCGGCACCCAGCCGATCACCGGCGAGCAGATCCTCGACCCCAAAACCTGCCGCCTCACCCTCGCTGTCATGAGCTCCGCAGGCATGTACGACGGCGCAGGCCGCTGGATGGCGAATGTCGGTATTCCCGCCAGATCCGGGGTCGCCGGTGGGCTGATCGGTAATCTGCCCGGCCAGCTTGGCATCGCCACGCTGTCGCCGCGTCTCGACGCCCAGGGAAACAGCCACCGCGGCGTCAAAATCTTCGAGCGCCTCTCCGAGGACATGGGCATGCACCTCATGTCCTCCGACTACTACAGCGCGCCGGGCATCCGCTCCATCACCCGCGACGGCGACCACACCATCATCCGCTTGCAGGGCACGATCAACTTCTCCGCCGCCGAGAGCATCCTCTACGAGCTCACCAGCCAAAAGCTCGGCGGCACCGACATGGTTCTCGACGTCTCCCGCGTCACCTCCTTCAACCTCGTCGGTCGCCGGATGGTCAAGGAAGGCCTGCGGCGCTTCCGCGAGCAAGGATTCGACGTCGCCGTCTACGACCCCGAGGGTGTGCTCACCGACCTCGAGTTCTCCGACGGCACGACCGCCGATACCGTCGGAGCGCTGTCATAA
- a CDS encoding DUF624 domain-containing protein gives MGLDGRLYSALSLLADVVVVNALLILTSLPLVTAGSASRAAAAVLGSMIEGEGSSRSKQFFRVFARGWRPVTAWCFISTAVLLFAVYELSVILRAGLTSTLTFVFAAAVLSGVIVISAVTVWFYPLHAHNPQPLRETFVSAVLSAIRFLPRTLGALAVAAAVPLLLFYMPSIWPAVLFFMLICGWAALYYVMLLILNVER, from the coding sequence ATGGGTCTCGACGGCCGCCTCTACTCCGCGCTTTCGTTGCTTGCCGACGTCGTCGTGGTCAACGCCCTACTCATCCTCACCAGCCTGCCGCTGGTCACCGCCGGCTCTGCGAGCCGGGCGGCGGCGGCGGTGTTGGGGTCGATGATTGAGGGCGAAGGTTCGAGTCGGAGTAAGCAGTTTTTCCGGGTGTTTGCCCGTGGCTGGCGGCCGGTCACGGCGTGGTGTTTTATCTCAACGGCGGTGTTGTTGTTCGCTGTCTACGAGCTTTCGGTGATCCTGCGCGCGGGCCTGACTTCCACCCTGACCTTCGTGTTTGCCGCCGCGGTATTGTCTGGGGTGATCGTTATCTCAGCGGTCACGGTGTGGTTTTATCCCCTGCACGCCCACAACCCCCAGCCCCTGCGCGAGACTTTCGTCAGCGCGGTCCTTAGCGCCATCCGTTTCCTGCCGCGTACCCTTGGCGCCCTGGCGGTTGCGGCCGCCGTGCCGCTGTTGTTGTTCTATATGCCCAGTATCTGGCCGGCGGTGTTGTTCTTCATGCTCATCTGCGGGTGGGCGGCGCTGTATTACGTCATGCTCCTGATCCTGAATGTGGAACGATAA
- a CDS encoding TetR/AcrR family transcriptional regulator: MSEDTIIDAAAADATEEGILVPRRRPAQARSRERFNRILTAARSVLVDVGFESFTFDEVARRAGVPIGTLYQFFANKYVLICELDRVDTAENVAELKKFSERVPALQWPDILDEFIDHLSRMWHDDPSRRAVWHAVQSTPTTRATAAATEKQMLDIISDVVAPLSPASSPEERLQLAGLLVHTVSSLLNYAVRDESHDDDRFESIVNEIKRMLVAYLFAVATG; this comes from the coding sequence ATGAGTGAAGACACGATTATCGACGCCGCCGCAGCCGACGCCACCGAGGAAGGCATCCTCGTTCCCCGGCGTCGACCCGCGCAGGCCCGCAGTCGGGAGAGGTTCAATCGCATCCTCACCGCCGCGCGGAGCGTGCTTGTCGACGTCGGCTTCGAATCCTTCACCTTCGATGAAGTCGCCCGCCGCGCCGGCGTGCCTATCGGCACGCTGTATCAGTTCTTCGCAAACAAATACGTCCTCATCTGCGAACTCGACCGGGTTGATACCGCCGAGAACGTCGCCGAGCTAAAGAAGTTCTCCGAGCGCGTCCCCGCCCTCCAGTGGCCGGACATCCTCGACGAGTTCATCGACCACCTCTCCCGCATGTGGCACGACGACCCCTCGCGCCGCGCTGTCTGGCACGCCGTCCAGTCCACGCCGACCACCCGCGCGACGGCCGCGGCGACGGAAAAGCAGATGCTCGACATCATCTCCGACGTCGTCGCCCCCCTCTCCCCCGCCTCCTCCCCGGAGGAGCGGCTCCAGCTGGCTGGCCTGCTCGTCCACACGGTGTCGTCCCTGCTCAACTATGCCGTGCGCGACGAATCCCACGACGATGACCGCTTCGAATCCATCGTCAACGAGATCAAGCGAATGCTCGTGGCGTACCTCTTCGCGGTGGCCACCGGCTAA
- a CDS encoding carbohydrate ABC transporter permease, with protein MQKSLKKYFPIFVLPTLIAFAIAFLVPFIMGFLLSFASFTTITDASFVGVQNYVDAFGQREGFVRSFGFTALVVVVSLVTVNLFAFAIAWVLTRKLAGTNFFRTVFFMPNLIGGIVLGYTWQSMINAVLANYGTTIVADWKYGYAGLIILINWQLVGYMMIIYIAGLQNVPPELVEAAEIDGANKWTVLRHVTIPMVMPSITICLFLTLSNTFKMFDQNLALTNGAPQSQTEMVALNIVNTMFNRIGVEGVGQAKAVIFVVVVVVFALFQLRATRSREVEA; from the coding sequence ATGCAAAAATCACTGAAGAAGTATTTCCCCATCTTCGTGCTGCCCACGCTGATCGCTTTCGCCATCGCGTTCCTGGTGCCGTTCATTATGGGTTTCCTCCTTTCCTTCGCCAGTTTCACCACCATCACCGACGCCTCTTTTGTGGGCGTGCAGAACTACGTCGATGCCTTCGGGCAGCGCGAAGGGTTCGTCCGTTCCTTCGGATTTACCGCACTCGTCGTGGTGGTTTCCCTGGTCACTGTCAACCTTTTCGCCTTCGCCATCGCCTGGGTTTTGACCAGGAAGCTGGCCGGCACCAACTTCTTTCGCACCGTATTCTTCATGCCCAACCTCATCGGCGGCATCGTGTTGGGCTATACCTGGCAGTCGATGATCAACGCCGTGCTGGCTAACTACGGCACCACGATCGTCGCCGATTGGAAGTACGGCTACGCGGGCCTGATCATCCTCATCAACTGGCAGTTGGTGGGTTACATGATGATCATCTACATCGCCGGTCTACAAAACGTGCCCCCGGAGCTCGTGGAAGCCGCAGAGATCGACGGTGCCAACAAGTGGACTGTTTTGCGCCATGTCACTATTCCGATGGTGATGCCGTCGATCACCATCTGTTTGTTCCTCACTCTGTCCAACACCTTCAAGATGTTCGACCAGAACCTCGCCCTAACCAATGGCGCGCCCCAGTCGCAGACGGAAATGGTCGCGCTCAACATCGTCAACACCATGTTCAACCGCATCGGTGTGGAGGGCGTGGGCCAGGCCAAGGCCGTCATCTTCGTGGTGGTCGTCGTCGTGTTCGCCCTCTTCCAGCTGCGGGCGACCAGAAGTAGGGAGGTCGAGGCATGA
- the bcp gene encoding thioredoxin-dependent thiol peroxidase, producing MTEPSRLAVGDKAPDFSLPDDTGATVSLSDYAGQRVLVYFYPRANTPGCTKEACDFRDSLSQLNDQNIAVLGISPDSPAKLAAFRADHDLTFLILADEDKAVMKAWGAFGEKKNYGKIVQGVIRSTFLVEPDGTIGLAQYNVRATGHVARLLHDLG from the coding sequence ATGACAGAACCCTCACGTCTTGCCGTTGGTGACAAGGCCCCAGATTTCTCCCTCCCCGACGACACCGGAGCGACCGTCTCCCTCAGCGACTACGCCGGTCAGCGGGTCCTCGTCTATTTCTACCCGCGGGCGAACACCCCCGGCTGCACGAAAGAGGCCTGCGATTTCCGCGATTCTCTCTCCCAGCTCAATGACCAGAACATCGCGGTCCTGGGCATCTCTCCCGACTCGCCTGCGAAGCTCGCCGCGTTCCGCGCTGATCACGACCTCACCTTCCTCATCCTAGCGGACGAAGACAAGGCCGTCATGAAGGCCTGGGGCGCATTCGGCGAGAAGAAGAACTACGGCAAGATCGTCCAGGGCGTCATCCGCTCCACCTTCCTCGTCGAGCCCGACGGCACCATCGGCCTCGCCCAGTACAACGTCCGCGCCACGGGCCACGTCGCACGCCTCTTGCACGACCTGGGATAG
- a CDS encoding carbohydrate ABC transporter permease, whose protein sequence is MTAPTLDKPLTKARSTSRGPAALFIYAVLAFLTLVFLGPIVFIFMNAFKNKFAIANDPFSIPLGEMWVGLENFVTGLMRQGFGWAIVWSFTITILSVIAIVFFSALTAYYIVRVKTWWTNALYYMFVFSMVIPFQMVMFPTVKIADMLNLANPIGIVVLYLGFGSGLSVFMFVGFIKSIPLEIEEAAMIDGCSPLQNYFRVVLPMCKPTAITVAILNAMWVWNDYLLPYLVIGLSTRYKTIPVLIQSFVGSHGNRDMGAMMAMLVLAIIPIIVFYMSAQKYIIEGVAAGAVKG, encoded by the coding sequence ATGACCGCGCCAACGCTGGACAAGCCACTCACCAAGGCACGCTCCACTAGCCGCGGGCCCGCCGCACTGTTCATTTATGCGGTGCTCGCCTTCTTAACGCTCGTGTTCTTAGGCCCGATCGTCTTCATCTTCATGAACGCGTTTAAGAACAAGTTCGCCATCGCCAACGATCCCTTCTCCATCCCCCTCGGTGAGATGTGGGTCGGCCTGGAGAACTTCGTCACTGGCCTCATGCGTCAGGGTTTCGGTTGGGCGATCGTCTGGTCGTTTACCATCACCATTCTGTCGGTCATCGCGATCGTGTTTTTCTCGGCACTCACCGCCTATTACATCGTGCGCGTGAAAACGTGGTGGACGAACGCCTTGTATTACATGTTCGTCTTCTCCATGGTCATCCCGTTCCAGATGGTGATGTTCCCCACGGTCAAGATCGCCGACATGCTTAACCTCGCCAACCCCATCGGCATCGTGGTGCTCTACCTCGGTTTCGGCTCCGGGTTGTCGGTGTTCATGTTCGTCGGCTTCATCAAGTCCATTCCCCTGGAGATCGAGGAGGCAGCGATGATCGATGGTTGCTCCCCCCTCCAGAACTACTTCAGGGTGGTGCTGCCGATGTGCAAGCCCACGGCGATCACGGTCGCAATCTTGAACGCGATGTGGGTGTGGAACGACTATCTCCTGCCTTACCTGGTTATCGGCCTGTCGACGCGGTACAAGACCATTCCGGTGCTCATCCAGAGCTTCGTCGGCTCGCATGGCAACCGAGATATGGGCGCGATGATGGCGATGCTGGTCCTGGCGATCATCCCGATCATCGTCTTCTACATGTCTGCCCAGAAGTACATCATCGAGGGCGTCGCTGCCGGCGCCGTGAAGGGATAG
- a CDS encoding transcriptional regulator, whose protein sequence is MTHPRTQLNPAFTNPLRFSLMATLSGVTEISFKQAREYLQTTDSTLSKHASALEELGFVAVKKSFIGKKPTTRLALTKQGEIAWQDHLTALRAIAL, encoded by the coding sequence GTGACCCACCCACGCACCCAGCTCAACCCCGCCTTCACCAACCCCCTGCGGTTCTCGCTCATGGCGACCCTCTCCGGCGTCACCGAGATCTCCTTCAAACAAGCCCGCGAGTACCTTCAGACCACCGACTCCACCCTCTCCAAGCACGCGTCCGCTCTCGAAGAGCTGGGTTTCGTCGCCGTAAAGAAATCCTTTATCGGCAAAAAACCCACCACCCGGCTAGCCCTCACCAAACAGGGCGAAATCGCCTGGCAGGATCACCTCACCGCCCTGCGAGCCATCGCCCTCTAG
- a CDS encoding DUF3618 domain-containing protein, with the protein MARDIDDIQRDIERTRRQLASTLDELATRSKPQNLVNDAKREAYLKIQDPQVQKVLAGVGVAVVGIVTLVVLRNRKRSSDIKELQRMLAGRV; encoded by the coding sequence GTGGCACGAGATATTGATGATATCCAGCGCGACATCGAGCGCACCCGTCGCCAGCTCGCCAGCACCCTGGATGAGCTCGCGACCCGCAGCAAGCCGCAGAACCTGGTCAACGACGCCAAGCGCGAGGCCTACCTCAAGATTCAAGACCCGCAGGTGCAGAAGGTTCTCGCTGGTGTGGGCGTCGCCGTCGTGGGCATCGTGACCTTGGTGGTGCTGCGTAACCGCAAGCGCAGCAGTGACATCAAGGAGCTGCAGCGGATGCTTGCCGGCCGCGTCTAA
- a CDS encoding DUF305 domain-containing protein: MRILRILAALLAVGLLAGCAADPAEPQQAENMVSERTGAMPAEANDTDVHFLGMMVPHHQQAIDMASVLLASDVTDPEVRDLAERIRDGQEAENAQMNEWAQQWGIDADMEVHSHHIANGMVSPGVYESYAALQGEQLRTRFLELMHFHHQEVIAMTQDEVDGGGYQPLRDMAAEMITVQTAEMAEMERLYGGVPVP, from the coding sequence ATGCGGATTTTGCGGATACTGGCGGCTCTCCTCGCGGTGGGCCTGCTGGCGGGGTGCGCCGCTGACCCGGCCGAACCGCAGCAGGCCGAGAACATGGTCTCCGAGCGCACCGGTGCCATGCCGGCGGAGGCCAATGACACCGACGTCCACTTCCTCGGGATGATGGTACCGCACCATCAGCAGGCGATCGACATGGCGAGCGTCCTGCTCGCCTCGGATGTCACTGACCCGGAGGTTCGGGATCTCGCCGAGCGTATTCGCGATGGCCAGGAGGCGGAGAACGCCCAGATGAATGAGTGGGCGCAGCAGTGGGGGATTGATGCGGATATGGAGGTGCATTCGCACCACATCGCCAATGGCATGGTCTCCCCGGGGGTGTATGAGTCCTACGCCGCGCTGCAAGGCGAGCAGCTGCGCACACGCTTTTTGGAGCTTATGCACTTCCACCACCAGGAAGTCATCGCTATGACGCAGGATGAGGTCGATGGGGGCGGCTACCAACCCCTGCGCGATATGGCCGCCGAGATGATCACGGTCCAGACCGCTGAGATGGCGGAGATGGAGCGGCTCTACGGCGGGGTGCCGGTTCCTTAG
- the acpS gene encoding holo-ACP synthase AcpS has product MFFVGVDIVAVPGFREQLAMPGSTFDQVFTALELRTATTRPDRALHLAGRWAAKEAFIKAWSQALYGRPPAMSPEAVDFREIEVRSDGWGRVDVDTRGLVAEAVRGSIGEIRTSLSISHDGDYATATCLVVTG; this is encoded by the coding sequence ATGTTTTTCGTGGGAGTCGATATCGTCGCGGTCCCGGGGTTCCGGGAGCAATTAGCGATGCCCGGGTCCACCTTCGACCAGGTTTTCACCGCACTGGAGCTGCGTACCGCCACGACCCGCCCTGATCGGGCCCTGCATTTGGCGGGCCGTTGGGCCGCCAAGGAGGCCTTTATTAAGGCTTGGTCGCAGGCCTTATATGGAAGGCCTCCGGCGATGTCGCCGGAGGCAGTGGACTTTCGGGAGATTGAGGTTCGGTCGGACGGTTGGGGACGGGTGGACGTCGATACGCGGGGGTTGGTGGCGGAGGCTGTGCGGGGCAGCATCGGGGAGATTCGGACCAGCTTGTCGATTAGCCATGATGGTGACTATGCGACGGCGACGTGCCTGGTGGTGACTGGCTAG